The Engraulis encrasicolus isolate BLACKSEA-1 chromosome 24, IST_EnEncr_1.0, whole genome shotgun sequence DNA window TGAAGATTGGCAAACGTCTGCCGGCATCCAAGCTGGGAGATTCGGAGCCGCTCAGACTTCCAGAAGAGCTTAGGGACCCGCTTGCATAGCTCTCCCGGTCTGAGATGGAGtctggggggctggggggtgagTCGAACACCGGCGACTCAGAAAGGCGGTGCAGGGAGGACTGCAAGTGGCTCATGTTgtaagggggagagggagggcagaCGCCCGAGAGATTCCCAAAGTAAGCACCATTATTGTGGTTGGTGTAGCCATTTTGAGCCTGCACCACCAGTGGAGAAAGTAAGGCTTTCAGTTCTTGCCCGGGGAAGGAGAAGGCACTGTTGACGCAAGCCAGAGTGTTGGGCGACACATCCTCATAAAAGTTTTGGGGGCAAGAGTTGTTGGAGGAACAGGGTGGCGGGGTGCGGGACGTTGGGCTTTCGATAATGGGTGAATCAAGTCCGTGTTGTGTGGCAAAGCCGGAGAAGCTAAGGCTGTGGTTGAGCTTTGGCCTCTCCCTGAAGGCGCTGGCTTGAGGGACCACCTCCTTCTGTCCATAGCCGCACAACTCTCGAGCAGACTTGGACTCTCCCTGCATGTTGGCGTTGGCAGGGGCAGGCCTGCGCTCGTCTGCGTTGTGAATGAAGTGGCAACGTGGACCGTACGGACAGAAACCGATAGTGTGGAAGGTGCGGCACGGCTCGGTTTTGTACTTGGGGTGGCGAGACAAACTCCTCAGCTCGTGGTAGCCGTGCGCGAACTGACACTTCTCCCCGTATTTGCATGCGCCGTTCTCCTCGAAAGGCCGACACAGCTCTGTCTTGTAGCGGGTGGAGTTGATCTGAGAGCCCGGCTTCTGTTGCAAAACCTGGAGCTGCTGGCTCCTTTCCCCGTTTTCGCTGTACGCGCGGTCACGAAACTTGTTTTCCTTGTTCATTATGGCGGTGTTTGAGCTGCCATTCACTACCGAGCTCTCTTTCAGGTTGTTGAAGCCAGCTGGGTACTTGTTGCTGTTGGTCACAGAATCCATGTTACTGGTCGAGTTTCTGCGGAAAAATCCCGGGGTGTAGGAGCAGTTGTTTGAGCTAGACGTTGTAACAGGAGCCCCCACGGCTTTCTTGTCCAACATACTGTTGATGTGAATTGCGTTCATGTTGAGAGTCTTTTCCTGCTGAGAACAAAAGCACAGAAGAGGAAATCGATTAAAAACATGAATAAGACACTTAAAAAATACAAATCAAACTTGCGCACGTGCTTTTTGCTCTGCACGCACAAAGTAAAACTTGCAAGATTACATCAACCCCCACTTGCCACTCTGATTTGCACGCAACTTCCAAGGCATGTCATGGTATGCAGCGCACACAGCTAATGCAAGCTAGCCTGCGAACTTGATTGTTGGTTTACAAACTTTTTACCGCGTGCGCTAGTGGAGAGGCGCACTATGGTTAGATAGATTACGCATCGAAATGAATAGGTTATGCATTGACAATCGATAGCCATTTACCTTGTAAAGCATGTCGATGTCGTAGAAGGCGGACAGGATGGTTGCAGACATCTCTCTTTCGGAACTGTTCAGTCGTAGTTGATCTTTCATGAGTAGACCGAGCAGGATCCTTGCGCGCACAGCTACACGAGGCAAAGTTTTGCTAAGGGTTTGCCACGACTGCTACTTTTTGGGGGGTGAGCTGTGAGAAGTGGAAAAGAACAGAACTCCAGAGGATGGATGGTTGCTTCTCACTGCAGAGTGAAAAAAGGATAAGTTCCTCGTTTTGTTTCGTGTTGTTTATGTTATGGGGTGTTCCTTCCTCTGTGAAGTGCCGAGCCTGAATGCTGCAGTCGCCGAGACTTTTCCGCACATGAATATAAATGCTTCGCAGCGGCAGCCGTGTCGATGAGGGCGGAAAACTTTAGGGGCAAAGTCACGCCCCTTCTATTGGAAGGGAGCAGGAGTTCTGGTTGGCCATCGTCCACACCCCTCCTACAACTTTGCCTGGTCTCTCGTTTCTCTCCCTCTTGATTCCTCAAAGCTGGGGGTCGTAGATCAAACTCCACCAAGCTGCAGGAGCGTATCCACATCTGCCTTTCCTAAACGGCGCATTCGCAACGCACTCCGATTACTTTTCCGAGCAAGTCTGTTGTTGAATTACTGGAAGCTATAGTGGCCCAAGTTTTGGAGTGCTTAAATAGCTCAGGGATTGCGCAAGTAGTGTATGTGTGGAGGGGCATCAAAACAACGCCACTGATTTCCATagcattacattttattttcagtCATATACCTTCATACTGAAACTTCTGCCTTCTACCAGACTGTCCCGAGTTGTCTGGAAACGCCAGCATGCACCTTACTTCATATAAACTTCGCAACATAGGGTATAAGCTCGAAAACTACTTTATTCGGGACTTAGAGATGGAAGTCTACACAACAAACCAGCCCACACTGTTAATGGCGAAAAACTGTGTAGCCTACTGCTCGCCTGAAAGAGTTAACTGCATTCTCCTCATGCGCGCGACTGAGAATGGAGGGAAAGAAACGAGCGTGCTGCTGGAGATCTGCTTTGCCCGAGTAGCATTCCTCCGGTTACGGTGGTTGCATAATCAACAACTACACTGAGCAAATTGTACATTAGGTCCGATGTAACCTACGATAAACAAGTTAGGAATAGAAATCTAGTGTTTCTTCATCTCATTGACAGCCCGATCCAGTTTTCAAAGCAGTCCAAAATTGCCAAGCGCGCACCTAATTGGCGGACAAAACttttgtaaagaaaataaaacatttcGACTTTAAATTCTGTTTTTTTAGAATCCAAATAAAACATATTTGTGATATATATTTCAGAAGATGCAGTCTTGTGTGAATCATAGTTTTCATACTGAAAAGGTTAGGTGCCAGTATAGCACCAACGTTTCAGCAAGTGGGTGACACTTCTTTTAACTCGTGTTCAAGTTCTAGGACACACTTGTAGCTTTGTGAGCTCAGTGCCACTTCCCAAGTCCACACAGCCTGCCCTACTGTACGAGCAAACAAGCTCGGAGTCGGCGAAATCATGTCAAGTCATTCATAGGAATGCGGTACACAAAGTAGTGTAACACTGCCCTCCACCGGCGCTACTCTTCACAATACGAAGTGGCTCTTTGGCGCCACCCAAAGCACGACAGAAGTACAGTACATGTCCAAGACTTCAAACTGAAGTGCATTCATCTATGGACCTAGTACACATTCGTCATTGAAAATGGTAACTGGTTactaccagagccatacagagggtagagttacgcaattggaggaccaggaattaaatggcagctccgcctttcagcgagataagggtgttcctaaagcggctgtctttccatagactcaacatagaaccaccacattaacagccaaaaataaggactaacgaactatactgcggggtaatcaccacaaatatgtaaaccaacaactgtctcggtggtgataatcagaaaagtttaccatctgtgatgtttatctgaagttattactatgaacagcaagtcttgtcatattccctgcattgcatttgctatgtgctacgcccactgctaggaactaacattcgcaacgctgagcagtactgagaagctaaaacagctaattttgctaaagaggaagtcggcctaagcacacggcggagattgcccgactctaccctctgtatggctctggttacTACTAGTCGGATTAAGTAAATGCCCTTAAACCCACCGTTGCTATGTTTATATCAGCGACGAATTAAATGGAAAGAAACGCAAACACAGCGTATGGCATTTAAACCTCAAAGAATCCACGGAGTACCTGCCCATCcaatgacagaaaaaaaactcACACAACCCCTCGTCGCATACTGTTTTTATTGGGGAACGTTCAAGCGCTCCAAAACATTACATCACTTTTACAGTAAAACAACATGGCCACTACAAGCGCCCACGGCACAGGCAGCTGTCTCCACACTGGAGAGCGCGCGCTGGACACACAGGGGCTCTTGTGTGCTGCCTGCGCCTATTGCGTAACCAAGCAGAGCAGCAGACCAAGGGGCGCATTTTGCCCGATTTCTTTTTCTAGAAACGAAGGGCGTATCGAAAAGAAATACCGCAGCTCAGGCTCATGACCAAAATACCATGCGTACGAAAAATGTCCTGTAGCGGAAAGCGGGCAATGTGTGGAAGGACTGCACCGGGCgggtttttttggttgttgttttttaccAGCTTCGTACAATATTTTGCTCATGTGCTGTGAATTGAAGCGGGTTTACCCCCATCCTCTACCTGAATGTGCAGTTCAAAAACATAAAGCCAGAGCGTTCATTTTTGcggtatgtttttgatgttttagCAGAGCGGTCCCTATGTGAGTTTGGCCCCGGGGTGTTGAGCTGTGGCTCGGATAGATGGTGGGATTCGATTAAGCAAAGACATAACCTAGTCAAGCTCTTATGCACCCCAGGCCATTTCCCATGagttaaaatctctctctctctctctctctctctctctctctctctctctctctctctctctctctctctctctctctctctctctctctctctctctctctctctctctctcacacacacacacacacacacacacacacacacacacacacacacacacacacacacacacacacacacacacacacacacacacacacacacacacacacacacacacaccattttattTGAATTAAAACAGTCTGGGGACACATGGTTCGCATGATGGGTCCCTGTATAGCTTTGCAGCTCTCAAAGCAGAACTAAGTTGGAGAAAAGAGCAACATGTACAGTACGGTGAAGTACACACTGGCAACCTTCTTAGGTACACCTTGATTGTATCGTTTTGCTTTCAGAAGTGGCTTAACTGCCTGCAACtatacttgggtaggctgtggcattgatTTCACCGATGCTCAAATGGTGCTGTGGGGCCCAAagtgtgccaagaaaatatccccGGCCCACACTTACACAACCAGCCTGAATTGCTGATACAAGGCAGGATGGATCCATGTGTCCATGTTGATGTCAAATTCTGACCACGACATCAAAGTTTCGCAGCATAAATTGacactcatcagaccaggcaaacAGAGAAATACCAGATTGAGGCTATGGCTTTCATACTACTATTATTCTGCTGACGACCACGCCATTCAAGCTAAAAGAAACATATTGGGTAAAAAAAACAGGATTTGGATACTTTGACTAAGAGCTGAGCTGTTTTTCTGGTGTGtagattaaaggaccagttcagtcaatttcaacatgcagttgtaatgctcacactaccctggacttgtcagtacctgagatttttgtttcttcttcttcagccttttctgagatcctggtcattgtaatgggggcagcgctttgtttacatttcaaaaaaacatttttattcattcctaaaaacatccaaaagattacacaacatcagcagacaactagcaaacagcggtaccttttgggaaaatatttggattttaaatgtaaacaaacgctttccccattagaatagctcatatctcggaaaggtctgagccgaaaaatgtggcatcatagggtactgacaagtcaagggtagcgggagcaatacaacagcatattgaaattgactgaactggtcctttaactgaaTAGAATATACCGTATGTGTAGAACAAGAGTTCCTATTATAACATTGCCTCCTTCATGAGTCATAGTGTTCGACAACaaatagggaaaaaaaacaaccttgtaCTGCTGGTTTCAATTCCTCCTGCTGGCAGATTGTGACATGCTGCCTTCTACTT harbors:
- the zfp36l2 gene encoding mRNA decay activator protein ZFP36L2 isoform X1, which produces MKDQLRLNSSEREMSATILSAFYDIDMLYKQEKTLNMNAIHINSMLDKKAVGAPVTTSSSNNCSYTPGFFRRNSTSNMDSVTNSNKYPAGFNNLKESSVVNGSSNTAIMNKENKFRDRAYSENGERSQQLQVLQQKPGSQINSTRYKTELCRPFEENGACKYGEKCQFAHGYHELRSLSRHPKYKTEPCRTFHTIGFCPYGPRCHFIHNADERRPAPANANMQGESKSARELCGYGQKEVVPQASAFRERPKLNHSLSFSGFATQHGLDSPIIESPTSRTPPPCSSNNSCPQNFYEDVSPNTLACVNSAFSFPGQELKALLSPLVVQAQNGYTNHNNGAYFGNLSGVCPPSPPYNMSHLQSSLHRLSESPVFDSPPSPPDSISDRESYASGSLSSSGSLSGSESPSLDAGRRLPIFSRLSISDD
- the zfp36l2 gene encoding mRNA decay activator protein ZFP36L2 isoform X2, with the translated sequence MKDQLRLNSSEREMSATILSAFYDIDMLYKEKTLNMNAIHINSMLDKKAVGAPVTTSSSNNCSYTPGFFRRNSTSNMDSVTNSNKYPAGFNNLKESSVVNGSSNTAIMNKENKFRDRAYSENGERSQQLQVLQQKPGSQINSTRYKTELCRPFEENGACKYGEKCQFAHGYHELRSLSRHPKYKTEPCRTFHTIGFCPYGPRCHFIHNADERRPAPANANMQGESKSARELCGYGQKEVVPQASAFRERPKLNHSLSFSGFATQHGLDSPIIESPTSRTPPPCSSNNSCPQNFYEDVSPNTLACVNSAFSFPGQELKALLSPLVVQAQNGYTNHNNGAYFGNLSGVCPPSPPYNMSHLQSSLHRLSESPVFDSPPSPPDSISDRESYASGSLSSSGSLSGSESPSLDAGRRLPIFSRLSISDD